The segment CGCGACGCGGCGACGCCGGTGGGCATTGTCACCAAGGGGCCGATGATCGTGCGCGACATCGACGTGTTGAAGGATCTCTCGGCGCGCGCGTCCTGCCGGGTGCACATCAGCGTCCCGACGGTGGATGAAGACGCGTGGGAGAAGCTCGAACCCGGCGTGGCGCACCCGATGCAGCGCCTGCGGGCGGTGCGCCAACTGGTGGATGCCGGCATCGACTGCGGCGTGCTGATGGCGCCGATCGTGCCGGGATTCTCGACGCATCCCTCCAAGATCGAGCGGACCATCAAGGCCATTGCCGACTCCGGCGCGCGGTCGGTGGGAGCCATGGTGATGCACCTGAAGGGCGGCGCGCGCGATCACTTCATGGGCCTGTTGAGCCGCGAATATCCGCACATGGTGGACCGCTACGAGCAGCTCTATGCGGGAAAATACGCGCCGAAGGACTACACCAGGCAGGTGGACGAGGTCGTGTCGCTGATGCGCGCGCGACATCTCGGGGGTCTGACCCCGAGAGGGCTTTCTCGCCGAGGGGTCTGACCCCCACGTAGTGCCGAGGGGTCTGACCCCTACGCAGTCAGGCGAGCCAGCAGGCCGGCAATAACCGCGGCTCTCGGTGCGAGGGCTTCGATCTCGACGTGCTCGTGAATGGCGTGCGCGCCGTCCCCGACCGCGCCGAAGCCGTCGAGGGTCGGCACCCCCAGCGCCGCCGTGAAGTTGCCGTCGGAGCCGCCGCCGGCGCTGCCCTCGTCCAAGGTCAGTCCGAATCCTGCCGCCACTTCCCGGGCCGCCTCGAACAGCTTCACGACGCCTTCGCTTCTCTCCAGCGGCGGCCGGTCGAAGCCGCCCGTCACCGTCAGCTGCGCGCCGGCGATCTGAGGCGACAAGGCCTTCATCGCGCGCTCGACTCGATCGGCATCCGCCCGCGTGACCGCGCGCGCATCGATGGTGGCGTGCGCCTCGGCCGGCACCACGTTCGCGCGAGTCCCCCCGGACACGACGCCGACCGTGACGGTGACACCGCGAGCGGGATCCTGCAGGTCGTCGATGGCGATGATCTGGCGCGCCAGCTCACGGACGGCGCTGATGCCCTTGCCGGGGTCGAGCCCGGCGTGGGCCGACACCCCGCGAACGGTCATCTCGAACTGCCCCACACCCTTGCGGCTGGTCTTGAGGGCACCGCCGGGTAATGACGGCTCGAACACCATCACGGCCTCGCTGCGCCGCGCCTCGTCTTCGATCAGCGCGCGCGAGGTGTCGCTGCCGATTTCCTCATCCGTCGTCCACAGCATCACCACCCGGCAATTGCCGAGGCCGCCGCTCGCCATGACCGCGCGCGTGGCCAGGGTGGCGAGCCCGATGCCGGCCTTCATGTCGAACACGCCCGGGCCGTACAGGCGCCCGTTCTCGCGCTTCATCGGCATGGTCTTCAACTGGCCAATGGGCCACACGGTGTCGAAGTGCCCGAGCATCAGGATCTGCCGCGGCCCCGCGCCAAAGCTGGCGCGCAGGTGATCGCCGGCGGTGGCGGACGAAATGCGGGTGACGGCGCCGCCGATCGACGACAGCCGCGCCGCCAGTTCCGCGCCACACCGGTTCACGGCCTGCGGATCGTCGCTGGGCGATTCGATGGCCACCAGGGCTTCGATGAAGTCCAGCAACCAGTCGCGATTGGCTGAGCAGTAGGCGAACAAGTCTCGTGTCATTGGATGGGAGGCCCGCCCTATAATAATTCCGTGCTTCGCTACTTCCGCCTGCCCCGAGCCGTGTCGAGGGGTGGCGCAATCGTGGGTTTGGCAGTCATCGCCGCCGGTGCGATCGTATCGGCGCAGGTCCCACAGCCGTTCCCGCGCCCGAACACGCCATCGACGCAGAAGCCGGCGACACCGGCCGCGCCCGCGGTGCCGGCTCAACCGGCCAGGCCGGCCACACCGGGATCAGCCGAGGCGCCGACCGAAGCGATGCTCGGCGCGCCGATCTACCCGTCGGCCGTCTACCTCACGTCCTACGACGCCGGCCGGGGCCAGCGGTTCTACATCTTCGGCGTGACCGTCCCGTACGCGGACCTGGTCGGGTATTACAAGACGGTGCTGAAGACCAAAGGGGACGAGCTGTTCGAGGCGCCGCCCACGCACCAGTTCGAGACCGGCCGCTTTCGTGACGAGACCATGGCGTTTGCGCCGAGCGTGACGATCAAGGACTACACCTACGGTGGCTCCGCTGGATTTCCCAATCCGAAGCCGGGCGCGACGCCGGAACGCTTTCCGACGGTGATTCAGATCGTCCCGGCGCCCAGGCCTTAGACCGTGGGGCACCCCTTAAAGGGGTGCCCTACCAACGTAGATTTCCGCGCCGCTCTTGCGGAACTCCTCGGACTTCTCTTCCATACCCTTCGCCGCTTCGGCCCGCACCTGCTGCGTGAGCTCCATGCTGCAGAACTTGGGGCCGCACATCGAGCAGAAGTGCGCGACCTTGGCGCCGTCGGCGGGAAGCGTCTCGTCGTGATACGCGCGCGCGGTCACCGGATCCAGCGACAGGTTGAACTGATCTTCCCAGCGGAACTCGAACCGCGCCTTCGACAGCGCGTCATCCCAGGCGCGGGCGCGGGGGTGCCCCTTCGCCAGGTCTGCCGCGTGCGCGGCGATCTTGTAGGCGATCACGCCGGCCTTCACATCGTCGCGGTTCGGCAGGCCCAGGTGTTCCTTGGGCGTGACGTAGCAGAGCATCGCGGTGCCGTACCAGCCGATCATCGCGGCGCCGATCGCCGAGGTGATGTGATCGTAGCCAGGCGCCACGTCCGTGGTGAGCGGGCCCAGCGTGTAGAACGGCGCTTCGCTGCACCATTCCAGCTGCTTCTCCATGTTCTCGCGAATCAGGTGCATGGGGACGTGGCCGGGGCCCTCGTTCATCACCTGCACGTCGTACTCCCAGGCGATCCTGGTCAGCTCGCCCTGCGTCTTCAACTCGGCGAACTG is part of the Vicinamibacterales bacterium genome and harbors:
- a CDS encoding radical SAM protein, with product MATFPLLFDLGRSPTTRDVAKLVKDGGVAALPGAVRRGDAATYQEIRCRSALNRVKGMPFFKWTLNPYRGCTHGCHYCFARQYQTQLELNAGDDFASVIFVKTNFVEVLRRELDRPSWIKESIGFGTATDPYQPIEGKYKLSRGVLEALRDAATPVGIVTKGPMIVRDIDVLKDLSARASCRVHISVPTVDEDAWEKLEPGVAHPMQRLRAVRQLVDAGIDCGVLMAPIVPGFSTHPSKIERTIKAIADSGARSVGAMVMHLKGGARDHFMGLLSREYPHMVDRYEQLYAGKYAPKDYTRQVDEVVSLMRARHLGGLTPRGLSRRGV
- a CDS encoding M20 family metallopeptidase, which codes for MTRDLFAYCSANRDWLLDFIEALVAIESPSDDPQAVNRCGAELAARLSSIGGAVTRISSATAGDHLRASFGAGPRQILMLGHFDTVWPIGQLKTMPMKRENGRLYGPGVFDMKAGIGLATLATRAVMASGGLGNCRVVMLWTTDEEIGSDTSRALIEDEARRSEAVMVFEPSLPGGALKTSRKGVGQFEMTVRGVSAHAGLDPGKGISAVRELARQIIAIDDLQDPARGVTVTVGVVSGGTRANVVPAEAHATIDARAVTRADADRVERAMKALSPQIAGAQLTVTGGFDRPPLERSEGVVKLFEAAREVAAGFGLTLDEGSAGGGSDGNFTAALGVPTLDGFGAVGDGAHAIHEHVEIEALAPRAAVIAGLLARLTA